The following are encoded in a window of Megalobrama amblycephala isolate DHTTF-2021 linkage group LG19, ASM1881202v1, whole genome shotgun sequence genomic DNA:
- the LOC125254798 gene encoding uncharacterized protein LOC125254798, producing MTVLVETETAAFAGMSENLWLEKACSILIPALPLWIIEYAWSKRMMEVLEVLGPPLWLKGDWHLLTLEEPCRIRVVAAEVWRIVQARDIKHFERVTEFLDVTYTLVPRLVTPIKHMKIMFGLQSLVVMWMLWNDQRTAKISDKIENFFPNSLPEYHKCSRRNMDLMQKNQKDFKTFAHCLARDRDMRETYIRDLMEEQYGERYAQKLEERLSHYLRELDKVLPQPTYIEQVLKQSHPFGRGEKILKNLLSRDSVSLATVLKRLLYGAVTTNLSLDDSITPSLSNTCEEPRDDKVVKPSHDTLHVILKPSQNSSKEDQFSQTSTKELFSSQGLWQNRNTGAILPQEEICDDGAIVTSTQLSGSEIDQIDLSQSLLVAKDLVGRHRKAKTQSEPEQKEGDTGFTEQMCSRHGKKMRSILQECSEELDGEAVQAECTPTSTQSTPPLFPLTPEPQASPNQPSCSNPDSSSTNISMSYIQQVSLSPVSSKKPVAPSPSVHQQSSSSPQSTASKQLGTPRINAGQILATVVFTEQSRTSEHNLKLSLESQNFLLQSKWLQPQVCLNRLSKEECARATNSYVLEGEQVAEHDQYVLFDVNTLYSDSYSDDSDSTDSDDPDYKPKGD from the exons ATGACAGTGCTGGTGGAGACCGAAACTGCTGCTTTTGCTGGAATGAGTGAAAACCTGTGGTTAGAGAAAGCCTGCTCTATCCTTATTCCTGCTTTACCATTATGGATCATTGAGTATGCATGGAGTAAACGGATGATGGAGGTCTTAGAAG ttctAGGTCCTCCATTATGGTTAAAAGGTGATTGGCATCTTCTGACCCTTGAAGAGCCGTGCAGAATCCGTGTGGTGGCGGCAGAGGTCTGGAGGATCGTTCAAGCCCGAGACATCAAGCACTTTGAGAGAGTCACTGAGTTTTTGGATGTTACATACACACTTGTGCCACGACTAGTGACTCCCATCAAACACATGAAGATCATGTTTGGTCTGCAGTCTCTG gTTGTCATGTGGATGTTGTGGAATGACCAGAGAACTGCTAAAATCTCTGACAAGATCGAAAACTTTTTCCCTAACAGCCTGCCTGAGTATCACAAATGT AGCCGCAGGAACATGGATCTGATGCAGAAAAACCAGAAGGATTTCAAGACCTTTGCTCATTGTCTGGCAAGAGACAGGGACATGCGCGAGACTTACATTCGG GATTTAATGGAGGAGCAATACGGTGAACGGTATGCACAGAAACTGGAGGAGAGACTCTCACACTACTTGAGAGAGCTGGATAAAGTTCTACCACAGCCTACGTATATTGAACAG GTATTGAAGCAGTCCCATCCATTTGGGAGGGGAGAGAAGATCCTGAAAAATTTACTTTCAAGGGATAGTGTGTCTCTAGCCACAGTTCTAAAGAGGCTCCTATATGGCG CTGTAACAACAAATCTGAGCCTTGACGACAGTATCACACCATCACTTTCAAACACTTGTGAGGAACCAAGGGACGATAAAGTTGTTAAACCATCCCATGATACCCTCCATGTAATTTTGAAGCCATCTCAGAACAGCTCAAAGGAGGATCAGTTctcacaaaccagcacaaaagagCTCTTTAGTTCCCAGGGCTTGTGGCAGAATAGAAACACAGGAGCCATTTTACCTCAAGAGGAAATTTGCGACGATGGAGCGATTGTTACGTCCACGCAGTTGTCAGGTTCTGAAATAGATCAGATTGACTTAAGCCAATCTCTTCTAGTGGCGAAGGACCTGGTTGGGCGGCACAGAAAGGCAAAGACTCAGTCTGAACCAGAACAGAAGGAAGGTGATACTGGTTTTACAGAGCAGATGTGCTCCAGACATGGCAAAAAAATGAGAAGCATCCTTCAGGAATGTTCTGAAGAGCTTGATGGAGAAGCTGTCCAGGCAGAATGCACTCCCACATCAACCCAAAGCACTCCACCTCTTTTCCCACTCACTCCAGAACCTCAAGCATCTCCAAACCAGCCCTCATGCTCAAACCCTGATTCATCCTCTACAAACATTTCAATGTCCTACATCCAGCAGGTCAGTCTTTCACCAGTGTCCTCAAAGAAACCAGTTGCTCCTTCACCTTCAGTCCACCAACAGTCATCTTCATCACCTCAATCCACAGCCTCAAAACAACTTGGCACCCCAAGAATCAATGCAGGACAGATTTTAGCTACTGTTGTCTTCACCGAACAAAGCAGAACCAGTGAACACAATCTGAAACTGTCCTTAGAGAGTCAAAACTTCCTCTTGCAGTCCAAGTGGCTTCAACCTCAAGTGTGCCTTAATAGACTGAGCAAGGAAGAGTGCGCCAGAGCCACAAATTCATACGTTTTAGAAGGAGAGCAAGTGGCTGAACATGATCAATACGTGTTATTTGATGTAAATACACTGTATTCTGATTCATACTCTGATGATTCAGACTCAACGGACTCTGATGACCCTGATTACAAGCCTAAAGGAGACTAA
- the LOC125254801 gene encoding cytochrome b-c1 complex subunit Rieske, mitochondrial-like, with the protein MMSVAARLGILSPYLQACGPLKTLVPGAVNTEVLMKCAVSGHFGARLAHTDIKIPDFSDYRRAEVLDPKTSSQESSEARRAFSYLVTGSTAVLGVYAAKTVVTQFISSMSASADVLALSKIEIKLSDIPEGKNMTFKWRGKPLFVRHRTEKEITAEQNVDLSELRDPQHDKDRVANPTWVIVIGVCTHLGCVPIANAGDYGGYYCPCHGSHYDASGRIRKGPAPLNLEVPYYEFPDEETVIVG; encoded by the exons ATGATGTCCGTGGCCGCTCGTTTGGGGATTTTGTCCCCTTACCTGCAGGCTTGTGGTCCGCTGAAAACATTAGTACCCGGAGCAGTGAACACAGAAGTGCTGATGAAGTGTGCTGTGAGCG GCCATTTTGGAGCACGTCTcgctcacacagacatcaaaatCCCTGACTTCTCTGACTATCGGCGTGCTGAGGTGTTGGATCCTAAGACGTCCTCTCAGGAGAGCAGTGAAGCTAGGCGGGCCTTCTCTTACTTGGTGACCGGATCCACTGCTGTGTTGGGTGTCTATGCTGCCAAAACGGTTGTGACCCAATTCATTTCCTCAATGAGTGCCTCTGCTGACGTCCTTGCTCTGTCCAAAATCGAGATCAAGCTGTCCGATATCCCAGAAGGGAAAAACATGACCTTCAAGTGGAGAGGCAAGCCTCTGTTTGTTCGTCACAGAACGGAGAAGGAGATCACAGCTGAGCAGAACGTAGACCTCTCGGAGCTCCGAGACCCCCAGCACGACAAAGACCGGGTCGCCAACCCCACCTGGGTCATCGTTATTGGTGTCTGCACTCATCTCGGCTGCGTCCCAATCGCAAATGCCGGTGATTACGGCGGGTACTACTGCCCCTGCCATGGGTCACATTATGATGCTTCAGGAAGGATCAGAAAAGGACCTGCACCTCTAAACCTGGAGGTGCCTTACTATGAATTTCCCGATGAGGAAACTGTAATTGTTGGATAG
- the tat gene encoding tyrosine aminotransferase: MSFVVKMNGAQNNGIHNNGTNGNFMNGNGVHHVSVRTHVSVNPAKLKSSRPRWTVRPSEMSKKTLNPIRAIVDGMKLTPNPEKPMIALSIGDPTVFGNLPTDDTVLQAMKEAIDSHKYNGYAPSVGYQKSREAVANFYSCPEAPLEGKDVILASGCSQAIELAISVLCNPGDNILVPRPGFSLYKTLAVSMGIQVKHYNLLPEKSWEIDLQHLESLIDDKTACLIVNNPSNPCGSVFSKEHLHKILSVASRNCIPILADEIYGDMVFPGCDFQSLAPLSIDVPILSCGGLAKRWLVPGWRMGWILIHDRNDIFGSGIREGLVKLSQRILGPCTVVQGALESILNDTTPEFYQSTITFLKSNSEICFSELSTVPGLNPVMPSGAMYIMVGIEMEHFPEFQNDVEFTERLVTEQSVFCLPATAFEYPNFFRIVVTVPEEMMIEACIRIREFCARHYRPRSQDSHELDQ, translated from the exons ATGTCTTTTGTGGTGAAAATGAACGGAGCACAGAACAATGGCATCCACAACAATGGTACGAACGGGAACTTCATGAACGGGAACGGTGTGCATCATGTGAGCGTGCGCACTCATGTGAGTGTTAACCCAGCCAAACTGAAGAGCAGCCGGCCGAGGTGGACAGTCAGACCCTCAGAGATGTCCAAGAAAACACTCAACCCCATCCGAGCCATAGTGGACGGGATGAAACTCACTCCCAACCCCGAGAAACCCATGATTGCTCTATCTATTG GTGACCCTACTGTGTTTGGGAACTTGCCAACAGACGACACTGTTTTGCAGGCGATGAAGGAGGCCATAGACTCCCACAAATACAATGGCTATGCTCCTTCAGTAG GTTACCAAAAGAGCAGAGAAGCTGTTGCAAACTTCTACAGCTGTCCAGAAGCTCCACTGGAAGGCAAA GACGTGATCTTAGCCAGTGGCTGTAGCCAGGCTATAGAGTTGGCCATCAGCGTGTTGTGTAACCCAGGGGACAATATCTTAGTTCCACGTCCTGGATTCTCCCTCTATAAGACACTGGCGGTGTCTATGGGCATCCAAGTGAAGCACTATAATCTGCTG CCGGAGAAGTCTTGGGAGATTGATCTTCAGCACTTAGAGAGCCTGATTGATGACAAAACAGCCTGCCTGATCGTCAACAACCCGTCCAATCCATGTGGCTCAGTGTTCTCCAAAGAACACCTGCATAAGATACTTTCCG TGGCGTCAAGAAACTGCATCCCTATCCTTGCTGATGAGATCTATGGAGACATG GTTTTCCCTGGCTGTGATTTTCAGTCTTTGGCACCTCTCAGCATTGACGTGCCCATCTTGTCCTGTGGTGGTCTGGCCAAGCGCTGGTTGGTTCCTGGCTGGAGAATGGGCTGGATCCTCATCCATGATCGTAACGACATATTTGGAAGCGGA ATTCGAGAGGGTCTTGTAAAACTAAGCCAACGCATTTTAGGACCCTGTACTGTGGTTCAGGGAGCATTAGAGAGCATTTTGAATGATACAACACCAGAGTTCTACCAAAGCACCATCACGTTCCTCAAG TCAAACTCTGAGATATGTTTCTCAGAGTTGTCAACTGTTCCTGGGCTGAATCCAGTGATGCCATCAGGAGCCATGTACATTATG GTGGGGATCGAGATGGAACACTTCCCAGAATTCCAGAATGATGTGGAGTTCACTGAACGGCTGGTCACTGAGCAATCTGTGTTCTGTTTGCCCGCTACG GCATTTGAATATCCAAACTTCTTCCGAATTGTAGTAACAGTCCCAGAGGAGATGATGATTGAGGCGTGCATTCGGATCAGAGAATTCTGCGCACGTCACTACCGACCTCGGAGCCAAGACAGCCACGAACTGGACcagtga
- the zgc:112052 gene encoding protein C19orf12 homolog: MPPRVDDIMKLCCELSANQQVKTTVKQSGKGAVTAGGLAFAGGLLGGPLGIAVGGAVGGLLGCWMTSGQFKPLPQVIMELTPDQQHRLYEDIAAILGSITWTDVAQLTALVMGNATLQQQVTAALLSYIHKELQAEVHYID; the protein is encoded by the exons ATGCCGCCACGCGTTGATGACATAATGAAACTGTGTTGTGAACTATCCGCAAATCAACAAGTAAAAACAACAGTGAAGCAGTCTGGAAAGGGAGCAGTGACAGCTGGTGGTCTAGCTTTTGCAGGAGGTTTATTAGGGGGTCCTCTGGGAATTGCAGTGG GTGGGGCTGTTGGAGGACTGCTTGGATGCTGGATGACAAGCGGACAGTTTAAACCTCTTCCCCAGGTTATCATGGAACTGACACCAGACCAGCAGCACAGACTCTATGAGGATATTGCAGCCATCTTGGGCTCAATAACATGGACTGATGTTGCACAGCTGACTGCCCTTGTAATGGGAAATGCCACACTTCAGCAGCAGGTGACTGCTGCTCTTCTAAGCTATATACATAAGGAGCTTCAAGCTGAAGTGCATTATATAGACTGA